Proteins encoded within one genomic window of Haematobia irritans isolate KBUSLIRL chromosome 5, ASM5000362v1, whole genome shotgun sequence:
- the LOC142240755 gene encoding uncharacterized protein LOC142240755 isoform X1: MLTHQPPKALRTPHKVTQMKYQKSYTHYELDVWLKREQRVAMLRKLLIPTTVVVVSILLVLTTLITLAQTETTAVVTPSAPTRQPPASTKTAKPTTKSQRPVTIILASSAAADVNQTTTGNTKNTNLSDSKNDNSNNNNNNNGKSNKNKVNTKRLLNNAAEETTTSLLPLQPPLNVTSTTLASFILNQQRQQQHRKQRQQQTQQQLQQQKQKQLQEKLQHQQKEQEHYHQQQLEGIAKKQQQRRQQLQQQHQKKDKQKHVAEHQDQEQEPQSQQHEPYQIRQHEQDVGETQQSPEHLINVPNGNDSHEENLKKDSDIEEYSSDQVELVTPLSTSTHAYIPFELDYNDPTEEKSRPKQSMINEVLSNLFPIGFSDIFRFSYAAEPETEPVREVQQIQGEENIPVTEIPLEIIKSTPMPFKPMPTDENKSLEEIIEAIATPLPFKPMPTEKSNYGERNVGENTPKAKETAKLASNRLPFRVRTTVRPKGNKGVVEAMPIVETKESHKANTNQTQYRGEQNVKSKIANQGIGNEKSTVRKDSPERSKAESSPQNVTVLSTYTTLTRQYSKETSPGHMEIVVEKFMQDPSLSKSGEDFRDGSNSISREELLRINRAAKEASVLPSLLVDPEVEKSQNNSQQNQNSNSPIVILNNNDNDDFVEAPADDNQIAETQNFVQSVYQGPPQSVSYQQGPNHEVNVHIVHDDKIRQAQENAMQNLQLAAGLQQIGPHVGQQGGRPIAIQNGQQQYLSYQTFVEQAKKIQNSLEEAPSRKFLKHFNPSLSETSNPVPVARGNFHYEQLPENHIQTVPPAAQLQYAKVENSQPEPQHQQHDQQQQLFQPVQEQHYSPDYESGSDQEKSNLHTTFMDSGHLNDKDAYETVNSDNHDAQQSATPYNLIFVTMNTVDNAKEESQSQEPVLGPYRPHKTPQDYVYEALKANPQHQTAQSQSHNTQDHQPQESENNPKPSGSGGSGGGYTFVEVQKSINIHNKLITEKDGRLIEQHETIYPEPQYGDKLQEPATPSSETDYVSLSQNPIHVDEHVQAASLIQEQQVLDPSQSLVDIGPIQQSNLVQESHIIETAAGESDKAIAASQGPYQAQQPLILQEIIEKHIHIPYAVPEPVAVPVHVQHFIDRPFPVETIVEKPVPYPVEKVVEKVVEKHVPVQVQKVVEKPVEKIVEKYVDRPVAIPIKIPVAIQLPHPPPHPLFPHQHSDHFPPTFGGTGPHPWSAPGHSSTLTRIPPKILQAYYAKMLKKLVPQMTQAYKSSPLASKPKTVIKYNPKPGSIKQQSQVSDMLFDLKPPPPPVLGPSWDVGARYQYDYNTLPYDLSASSSTAVGKQADRPERPGPLERPGPKTNFDEFQRWRNGHSLKRSPELGMTLHMEYGFKPPLVPSVEIDDKGMPLKAAADLTKGKEE, encoded by the exons AGTGGCAATGTTGAGAAAACTTCTAATACCAACTACTGTTGTTGTCGTCAGCATTTTACTCGTACTAACCACCTTAATAACGCTTGCACAAACGGAAACAACAGCTGTGGTGACACCATCGGCCCCCACCCGACAACCACCAGCATCAACGAAAACAGCAAAACCAACGACAAAATCTCAGCGACCTGTTACCATAATCCTGGCATCGTCAGCTGCTGCAGATGTCAACCAAACAACAACCGGTAATACGAAGAATACCAATCTCAGCGATAGCAAGAatgacaacagcaacaacaataacaacaacaatggcaAATCCAACAAGAACAAAGTTAACACGAAAAGATTGTTAAATAATGCAGCGGAGGAAACAACAACATCGTTGTTGCCTCTACAGCCACCTTTGAATGTGACATCAACCACTTTGGCCAGTTTCATTCTAAATCAGCAACGTCAACAGCAACATCGAAAACAACGACAGCAACAAACGCAACAACAGTTgcagcaacaaaaacaaaagcaattaCAAGAAAAGCTACAGCATCAACAGAAAGAGCAGGAGCACTATCATCAGCAGCAGTTGGAGGGTATAgcgaaaaaacaacaacaacgtcgCCAacagctacaacaacaacatcagaaGAAAGACAAACAAAAACATGTGGCAGAGCACCAGGACCAGGAGCAAGAGCCGCAGAGCCAACAACATGAGCCCTATCAAATTCGACAACACGAACAAGATGTTGGCGAAACGCAACAATCTCCAGAACATTTAATAAATGTTCCAAATGGAAATGACAGCCATGAAGAAAATCTGAAAAAG GATAGCGATATTGAAGAGTACTCCTCCGATCAAGTTGAGTTGGTAACACCATTATCCACATCAACGCATGCCTACATACCATTCGAATTGGACTACAATGATCCGACAGAGGAGAAATCACGTCCAAAACAATCAATGATTAATGAAGTTTTATCAAATCTATTTCCCATAGGATTTTccgatatatttcgttttagttATGCAGCAGAACCAGAAACAGAGCCAGTACGGGAAGTCCAACAAATTCAAGGCGAAGAAAATATTCCAGTTACAGAAATTCCCCTGGAGATAATTAAATCGACACCAATGCCATTCAAGCCAATGCCTACAGATGAGAATAAAAGTTTGGAGGAAATAATTGAAGCTATAGCCACTCCATTGCCGTTCAAGCCAATGCCAACTGAGAAATCAAACTATGGAGAGCGTAATGTGGGGGAAAATACACCTAAAGCAAAGGAAACGGCTAAGTTGGCTAGTAATCGCCTACCCTTTAGGGTAAGGACCACAGTGAGACCTAAAGGAAATAAGGGTGTTGTGGAAGCTATGCCTATAGTGGAAACCAAGGAATCTCATAAAGCGAATACAAACCAAACCCAATATAGAGGAGAACAAAATGTCAAGTCCAAGATAGCAAATCAGGGAATTGGTAATGAGAAATCCACTGTACGAAAGGATTCTCCAGAAAGATCAAAGGCTGAATCTTCTCCACAAAATGTTACCGTTCTCTCAACCTATACCACTTTAACCCGCCAATATAGTAAAGAGACTAGCCCAGGCCATATGGAAATAGTGGTGGAGAAATTTATGCAAGATCCTTCCCTTAGTAAATCCGGTGAAGATTTCCGTGATGGCAGTAATTCCATAAGTCGTGAAGAGTTGTTACGTATAAATCGTGCTGCCAAAGAAGCTTCTGTGTTACCCAGCCTTCTGGTAGATCCTGAAGTagaaaaatctcaaaataattcccaacaaaatcaaaactccAATAGTCCCATAGTCATACTCAATAACAATGATAATGATGATTTTGTCGAGGCCCCAGCGGATGATAATCAAATTGCAGAAacccaaaattttgttcaaagcgTCTATCAGGGACCTCCACAGAGTGTGAGTTACCAACAGGGACCAAATCATGAGGTTAATGTTCACATAGTTCACGATGACAAGATTAGACAGGCTCAAGAGAATGCTATGCAAAACTTGCAATTAGCAGCAGGTCTACAACAAATTGGACCACATGTTGGACAACAAGGTGGACGGCCAATTGCCATACAAAATGGACAACAGCAATATCTATCGTATCAGACATTTGTGGAACAggcgaaaaaaattcaaaattccttGGAAGAGGCTCCATCCAGAAAATTCCTTAAACATTTCAATCCCTCATTATCGGAAACTTCAAATCCAGTACCAGTGGCGCGAGGTAATTTCCATTATGAGCAATTGCCGGAGAATCATATACAGACGGTACCGCCAGCTGCTCAGTTACAATATGCTAAGGTGGAAAATTCCCAACCAGAGCCACAGCATCAACAACATGATCAACAACAGCAGTTATTCCAACCTGTTCAAGAGCAGCATTATAGTCCAGACTATGAATCCGGATCTGATCAAGAGAAATCCAACTTGCATACAACCTTCATGGACAGTGGGCATTTAAATGATAAGGATGCTTATGAAACGGTCAACTCAGATAACCATGATGCTCAGCAATCTGCAACTCCTTACAATTTGATATTTGTTACCATGAACACAGTGGATAATGCCAAGGAAGAGTCCCAATCTCAAGAGCCTGTATTAGGTCcatatagaccccataaaacACCACAGGATTATGTTTACGAAGCTTTGAAAGCAAATCCCCAACACCAAACGGCCCAATCCCAAAGCCACAATACTCAGGATCATCAACCCCAAGAGTCGGAAAATAATCCCAAACCTTCTGGTAGTGGTGGCAGCGGAGGTGGCTACACTTTTGTAGAGGTTCAAAAATCCATTAACATTCATAATAAACTCATAACCGAAAAGGATGGACGCTTGATAGAGCAGCATGAGACCATATATCCGGAACCGCAATATGGAGATAAACTACAGGAACCAGCTACACCTTCCTCAGAAACGGATTATGTTTCACTCTCTCAAAATCCCATACATGTTGATGAACACGTACAGGCTGCATCTCTTATACAGGAACAGCAGGTATTAGATCCCTCACAATCATTGGTTGACATAGGGCCCATCCAACAATCGAATTTGGTGCAGGAAAGTCATATCATAGAAACTGCTGCAGGAGAGAGTGACAAGGCTATTGCTGCCTCTCAAGGTCCCTATCAGGCTCAACAGCCTTTGATACTACAAGAAATCATTGAGAAGCATATTCATATACCCTATGCCGTTCCAGAACCAGTTGCTGTTCCTGTACATGTTCAACACTTCATTGATCGACCTTTTCCTGTCGAAACCATAGTCGAGAAACCAGTACCTTATCCTGTGGAAAAAGTTGTTGAAAAAGTCGTCGAGAAACATGTGCCCGTACAAGTTCAGAAAGTGGTTGAAAAACCCGTGGAGAAAATCGTAGAGAAATATGTTGATCGTCCAGTGgctatacctataaaaattccagtGGCTATACAACTACCACATCCACCACCACATCCGCTATTTCCTCATCAACATTCGGATCATTTCCCTCCTACTTTTGGAGGAACTGGTCCCCATCCATGGTCTGCACCAGGACATTCTTCAACTTTGACTCGCATACCACCAAAAATTCTACAAGCTTACTATGCAAAAATGTTAAAGAAACTTGTGCCCCAAATGACTCAGGCTTATAAAAGTTCACCACTGGCTTCAAAACCTAAAACGGTTATCAAATATAATCCCAAGCCCGGATCAATTAAACAACAGTCACAAGTTAGTGATATGCTGTTCGATTTGAAGCCTCCACCACCTCCAGTTTTGGGTCCTAGCTGGGATGTGGGAGCTCGTTATCAATATGACTATAATACCCTACCATATGACCTATCGGCTTCATCCTCTACGGCAGTGGGTAAACAAGCTGATCGTCCAGAAAGACCTGGTCCCCTGGAAAGACCTGGacccaaaacaaattttgatgaatttcaGAGATGGCGAAATGGTCATAGCTTGAAACGTAGTCCTGAATTGGGTATGACTCTTCACATGGAATATGGATTCAAGCCTCCCTTAGTGCCCTCCGTAGAAATCGATGACAAAGGTATGCCCTTAAAGGCTGCTGCTGATTTAACTAAAGGCAAAGAGGAGTAA
- the LOC142240755 gene encoding uncharacterized protein LOC142240755 isoform X2 has product MLRKLLIPTTVVVVSILLVLTTLITLAQTETTAVVTPSAPTRQPPASTKTAKPTTKSQRPVTIILASSAAADVNQTTTGNTKNTNLSDSKNDNSNNNNNNNGKSNKNKVNTKRLLNNAAEETTTSLLPLQPPLNVTSTTLASFILNQQRQQQHRKQRQQQTQQQLQQQKQKQLQEKLQHQQKEQEHYHQQQLEGIAKKQQQRRQQLQQQHQKKDKQKHVAEHQDQEQEPQSQQHEPYQIRQHEQDVGETQQSPEHLINVPNGNDSHEENLKKDSDIEEYSSDQVELVTPLSTSTHAYIPFELDYNDPTEEKSRPKQSMINEVLSNLFPIGFSDIFRFSYAAEPETEPVREVQQIQGEENIPVTEIPLEIIKSTPMPFKPMPTDENKSLEEIIEAIATPLPFKPMPTEKSNYGERNVGENTPKAKETAKLASNRLPFRVRTTVRPKGNKGVVEAMPIVETKESHKANTNQTQYRGEQNVKSKIANQGIGNEKSTVRKDSPERSKAESSPQNVTVLSTYTTLTRQYSKETSPGHMEIVVEKFMQDPSLSKSGEDFRDGSNSISREELLRINRAAKEASVLPSLLVDPEVEKSQNNSQQNQNSNSPIVILNNNDNDDFVEAPADDNQIAETQNFVQSVYQGPPQSVSYQQGPNHEVNVHIVHDDKIRQAQENAMQNLQLAAGLQQIGPHVGQQGGRPIAIQNGQQQYLSYQTFVEQAKKIQNSLEEAPSRKFLKHFNPSLSETSNPVPVARGNFHYEQLPENHIQTVPPAAQLQYAKVENSQPEPQHQQHDQQQQLFQPVQEQHYSPDYESGSDQEKSNLHTTFMDSGHLNDKDAYETVNSDNHDAQQSATPYNLIFVTMNTVDNAKEESQSQEPVLGPYRPHKTPQDYVYEALKANPQHQTAQSQSHNTQDHQPQESENNPKPSGSGGSGGGYTFVEVQKSINIHNKLITEKDGRLIEQHETIYPEPQYGDKLQEPATPSSETDYVSLSQNPIHVDEHVQAASLIQEQQVLDPSQSLVDIGPIQQSNLVQESHIIETAAGESDKAIAASQGPYQAQQPLILQEIIEKHIHIPYAVPEPVAVPVHVQHFIDRPFPVETIVEKPVPYPVEKVVEKVVEKHVPVQVQKVVEKPVEKIVEKYVDRPVAIPIKIPVAIQLPHPPPHPLFPHQHSDHFPPTFGGTGPHPWSAPGHSSTLTRIPPKILQAYYAKMLKKLVPQMTQAYKSSPLASKPKTVIKYNPKPGSIKQQSQVSDMLFDLKPPPPPVLGPSWDVGARYQYDYNTLPYDLSASSSTAVGKQADRPERPGPLERPGPKTNFDEFQRWRNGHSLKRSPELGMTLHMEYGFKPPLVPSVEIDDKGMPLKAAADLTKGKEE; this is encoded by the exons ATGTTGAGAAAACTTCTAATACCAACTACTGTTGTTGTCGTCAGCATTTTACTCGTACTAACCACCTTAATAACGCTTGCACAAACGGAAACAACAGCTGTGGTGACACCATCGGCCCCCACCCGACAACCACCAGCATCAACGAAAACAGCAAAACCAACGACAAAATCTCAGCGACCTGTTACCATAATCCTGGCATCGTCAGCTGCTGCAGATGTCAACCAAACAACAACCGGTAATACGAAGAATACCAATCTCAGCGATAGCAAGAatgacaacagcaacaacaataacaacaacaatggcaAATCCAACAAGAACAAAGTTAACACGAAAAGATTGTTAAATAATGCAGCGGAGGAAACAACAACATCGTTGTTGCCTCTACAGCCACCTTTGAATGTGACATCAACCACTTTGGCCAGTTTCATTCTAAATCAGCAACGTCAACAGCAACATCGAAAACAACGACAGCAACAAACGCAACAACAGTTgcagcaacaaaaacaaaagcaattaCAAGAAAAGCTACAGCATCAACAGAAAGAGCAGGAGCACTATCATCAGCAGCAGTTGGAGGGTATAgcgaaaaaacaacaacaacgtcgCCAacagctacaacaacaacatcagaaGAAAGACAAACAAAAACATGTGGCAGAGCACCAGGACCAGGAGCAAGAGCCGCAGAGCCAACAACATGAGCCCTATCAAATTCGACAACACGAACAAGATGTTGGCGAAACGCAACAATCTCCAGAACATTTAATAAATGTTCCAAATGGAAATGACAGCCATGAAGAAAATCTGAAAAAG GATAGCGATATTGAAGAGTACTCCTCCGATCAAGTTGAGTTGGTAACACCATTATCCACATCAACGCATGCCTACATACCATTCGAATTGGACTACAATGATCCGACAGAGGAGAAATCACGTCCAAAACAATCAATGATTAATGAAGTTTTATCAAATCTATTTCCCATAGGATTTTccgatatatttcgttttagttATGCAGCAGAACCAGAAACAGAGCCAGTACGGGAAGTCCAACAAATTCAAGGCGAAGAAAATATTCCAGTTACAGAAATTCCCCTGGAGATAATTAAATCGACACCAATGCCATTCAAGCCAATGCCTACAGATGAGAATAAAAGTTTGGAGGAAATAATTGAAGCTATAGCCACTCCATTGCCGTTCAAGCCAATGCCAACTGAGAAATCAAACTATGGAGAGCGTAATGTGGGGGAAAATACACCTAAAGCAAAGGAAACGGCTAAGTTGGCTAGTAATCGCCTACCCTTTAGGGTAAGGACCACAGTGAGACCTAAAGGAAATAAGGGTGTTGTGGAAGCTATGCCTATAGTGGAAACCAAGGAATCTCATAAAGCGAATACAAACCAAACCCAATATAGAGGAGAACAAAATGTCAAGTCCAAGATAGCAAATCAGGGAATTGGTAATGAGAAATCCACTGTACGAAAGGATTCTCCAGAAAGATCAAAGGCTGAATCTTCTCCACAAAATGTTACCGTTCTCTCAACCTATACCACTTTAACCCGCCAATATAGTAAAGAGACTAGCCCAGGCCATATGGAAATAGTGGTGGAGAAATTTATGCAAGATCCTTCCCTTAGTAAATCCGGTGAAGATTTCCGTGATGGCAGTAATTCCATAAGTCGTGAAGAGTTGTTACGTATAAATCGTGCTGCCAAAGAAGCTTCTGTGTTACCCAGCCTTCTGGTAGATCCTGAAGTagaaaaatctcaaaataattcccaacaaaatcaaaactccAATAGTCCCATAGTCATACTCAATAACAATGATAATGATGATTTTGTCGAGGCCCCAGCGGATGATAATCAAATTGCAGAAacccaaaattttgttcaaagcgTCTATCAGGGACCTCCACAGAGTGTGAGTTACCAACAGGGACCAAATCATGAGGTTAATGTTCACATAGTTCACGATGACAAGATTAGACAGGCTCAAGAGAATGCTATGCAAAACTTGCAATTAGCAGCAGGTCTACAACAAATTGGACCACATGTTGGACAACAAGGTGGACGGCCAATTGCCATACAAAATGGACAACAGCAATATCTATCGTATCAGACATTTGTGGAACAggcgaaaaaaattcaaaattccttGGAAGAGGCTCCATCCAGAAAATTCCTTAAACATTTCAATCCCTCATTATCGGAAACTTCAAATCCAGTACCAGTGGCGCGAGGTAATTTCCATTATGAGCAATTGCCGGAGAATCATATACAGACGGTACCGCCAGCTGCTCAGTTACAATATGCTAAGGTGGAAAATTCCCAACCAGAGCCACAGCATCAACAACATGATCAACAACAGCAGTTATTCCAACCTGTTCAAGAGCAGCATTATAGTCCAGACTATGAATCCGGATCTGATCAAGAGAAATCCAACTTGCATACAACCTTCATGGACAGTGGGCATTTAAATGATAAGGATGCTTATGAAACGGTCAACTCAGATAACCATGATGCTCAGCAATCTGCAACTCCTTACAATTTGATATTTGTTACCATGAACACAGTGGATAATGCCAAGGAAGAGTCCCAATCTCAAGAGCCTGTATTAGGTCcatatagaccccataaaacACCACAGGATTATGTTTACGAAGCTTTGAAAGCAAATCCCCAACACCAAACGGCCCAATCCCAAAGCCACAATACTCAGGATCATCAACCCCAAGAGTCGGAAAATAATCCCAAACCTTCTGGTAGTGGTGGCAGCGGAGGTGGCTACACTTTTGTAGAGGTTCAAAAATCCATTAACATTCATAATAAACTCATAACCGAAAAGGATGGACGCTTGATAGAGCAGCATGAGACCATATATCCGGAACCGCAATATGGAGATAAACTACAGGAACCAGCTACACCTTCCTCAGAAACGGATTATGTTTCACTCTCTCAAAATCCCATACATGTTGATGAACACGTACAGGCTGCATCTCTTATACAGGAACAGCAGGTATTAGATCCCTCACAATCATTGGTTGACATAGGGCCCATCCAACAATCGAATTTGGTGCAGGAAAGTCATATCATAGAAACTGCTGCAGGAGAGAGTGACAAGGCTATTGCTGCCTCTCAAGGTCCCTATCAGGCTCAACAGCCTTTGATACTACAAGAAATCATTGAGAAGCATATTCATATACCCTATGCCGTTCCAGAACCAGTTGCTGTTCCTGTACATGTTCAACACTTCATTGATCGACCTTTTCCTGTCGAAACCATAGTCGAGAAACCAGTACCTTATCCTGTGGAAAAAGTTGTTGAAAAAGTCGTCGAGAAACATGTGCCCGTACAAGTTCAGAAAGTGGTTGAAAAACCCGTGGAGAAAATCGTAGAGAAATATGTTGATCGTCCAGTGgctatacctataaaaattccagtGGCTATACAACTACCACATCCACCACCACATCCGCTATTTCCTCATCAACATTCGGATCATTTCCCTCCTACTTTTGGAGGAACTGGTCCCCATCCATGGTCTGCACCAGGACATTCTTCAACTTTGACTCGCATACCACCAAAAATTCTACAAGCTTACTATGCAAAAATGTTAAAGAAACTTGTGCCCCAAATGACTCAGGCTTATAAAAGTTCACCACTGGCTTCAAAACCTAAAACGGTTATCAAATATAATCCCAAGCCCGGATCAATTAAACAACAGTCACAAGTTAGTGATATGCTGTTCGATTTGAAGCCTCCACCACCTCCAGTTTTGGGTCCTAGCTGGGATGTGGGAGCTCGTTATCAATATGACTATAATACCCTACCATATGACCTATCGGCTTCATCCTCTACGGCAGTGGGTAAACAAGCTGATCGTCCAGAAAGACCTGGTCCCCTGGAAAGACCTGGacccaaaacaaattttgatgaatttcaGAGATGGCGAAATGGTCATAGCTTGAAACGTAGTCCTGAATTGGGTATGACTCTTCACATGGAATATGGATTCAAGCCTCCCTTAGTGCCCTCCGTAGAAATCGATGACAAAGGTATGCCCTTAAAGGCTGCTGCTGATTTAACTAAAGGCAAAGAGGAGTAA